Sequence from the Deltaproteobacteria bacterium genome:
CGCGATAAATCTAAAACTTGGCCAATCAGCCCTAATAAGCTCTCGCCTTTTTCCAAAACAGTTGAAACATACTTGCCTTGGTCTTGATTGAGATCTCCAGCGAGGCCATCAAGTAGCATTTCGGCGTAACCGATAATACTCGTCAAAGGCGTGCGCAGCTCGTGTGAAACGGTTGCGATAAAGTTTGACTTAAGGCGGTCGAGTTCCTGCAAGCGGCTGTTGGCATCTTTTAAGTTGCGGTTTGATTTTTCTAGGTCCTCAAATGCTGCGCCCATACTGGCAATGTGCATCTGGCTCGTCAGGTAGTTTTTGTAACTTGTGTAAATAAGCACATCGAGAACTTTTCGGATGTTCTTTAAGACCTTCGTGACAACCTGTTCCGATGCCCGCGGGACTTTGTTTAAGTGCGAACCTAATATTTTAAGGCTCAGTTCAGGCTCATGTTGCGACAAGGCACTTGGAGGCGCATGCAAAGACTGAGGTGCATAGGGTCCGAAAATAATTCGCCCTAAAACGCTTCCTTCATGAATCACGGGGAAAATCTTGTACCGCAGACCACTGAAGCAATCGATGCTTACTGTCTCACCCGTATCCGTGAGCTCGCAGGTTTTAATCTTGTTCACCAAACGTGTGCACTGAACTTTTGTGGAATGGACGCTAAAAAGGTACCCGCAGTGGTCGCCAGTAGAGACACGTACGTCTGCTAAATTTTTACCTCGGCCATCCAAGACGTGAATACCGATGCCATAGAGTTCACTGAAACTACGGCAAACTTCGCGAAATGTTTCGACGTCTACCAGACGCTGGAGCTCGATCGGTTTATCCATTCCTAAACTACTGGTCATGGCTGATTCCTAGCGGCGCCAAACACCCCGTTTAAAAATTCATGAGATGATATATGAAATTTGCGTTCGAAATCGTGCTTACGATT
This genomic interval carries:
- a CDS encoding histidine kinase — its product is MTSSLGMDKPIELQRLVDVETFREVCRSFSELYGIGIHVLDGRGKNLADVRVSTGDHCGYLFSVHSTKVQCTRLVNKIKTCELTDTGETVSIDCFSGLRYKIFPVIHEGSVLGRIIFGPYAPQSLHAPPSALSQHEPELSLKILGSHLNKVPRASEQVVTKVLKNIRKVLDVLIYTSYKNYLTSQMHIASMGAAFEDLEKSNRNLKDANSRLQELDRLKSNFIATVSHELRTPLTSIIGYAEMLLDGLAGDLNQDQGKYVSTVLEKGESLLGLIGQVLDLSR